The Epinephelus lanceolatus isolate andai-2023 chromosome 17, ASM4190304v1, whole genome shotgun sequence region CACCTAATTTACAAACATAGTAGCTGCAGCTGCTTCAGTAGAAACTTTCCTCAAAGCAGTGGGTGTTTTTAAAGTGCTGGATACATTacatcaacattttctttttattataattaaaatatttcaataaaGTTATTAATACGACAGAACACTTTCAGCCCATACATTTCCATCTCGTCTGGATTCAATCTGAGGCCTTCTACAGACAGTCTCCAGCTCCAGTGTGTCATTCAGGAGTCGTCCTTCACAGACTCCACAGGAGCATGGATATAACATCTACACTCAGATCTCTACAGCTCTGAACACTAGAAGCAGCTCTCAGTGTTTCTGCTCTGAGCAGGGAAGCGAAGCCCTTCAGGGTACGTTTGATCCGCTGTTCAGAAGCGCGTCTTGAAGCCGGAGATCTCCAGCTTGTCAATGCTTCTCTGGTTGGTGAAGGAGGCTCTGGTGATCCGACTGCCTggacttccttctttactcagCCACACCTTCCTGTGGacgacacagagagaaagaggagagagaagttATTATGCTCACATCTGTTCACCACAATCAATACTGTGATTACAAACTTGTAAACAGCATCTTTTATCAAAACATTTCAGGGATATTTCTACATCCTCCTGACGCCCAGCAATTCATATTTATCGATGGGGCACTAGGGGTGGGAGATacagccctaaaataatatcacaatatttcaaaaTCCTTAATGATtgagttatttttttccacctggacctttatgttctgccatttctcctctaatcatcacgctgtaacctgtgacaggctgttatgataccacaactatcacacattcacatatatggagttttatatatgtagttttttatttatatgtagTGACACCTCGAGCGtcatgtaggtttacattaccaaaggtttatgacaaaatcacttaaTGAAACCGACTCCTGTGTGCGcatggcgagagaggagagggagagacgctgtgctgctgccagaggagccgctgaatgagttccctctgagcggtaagtcactacaagagtctgagaagtgcggggctgttcataaaacactcaggacgccacagtttattccacactactgaagttgctcctctttttggaaccaccgtggagtcggtaataatttcgctttgagccatgcttgttgttgccatgggtaatGGTGTGATGTCAAcatgtcaacaagtcgaaatatcacaggtatcacaatatgaatttttcatattatattagaaattatactggtattatcgtgaacaggatgatatggcacaccccaaAGGGGGACCAGTTAAAAGCATGCACAATACCTTTAATATTACACTTCTTAGACTTGAATTTAATCGtgtaatgtaaatgtactgCACTGTGGTACTTTCGTGGAAAAGACTGACCTGATGTCCACAACAAGGGACATGTTACAAAACATAATTACAGTTCTGGGAGGAAAAAAGCTTTGTGATATGTTTCTTACATCCCAATAACTTTAATTATGTAATAATTTACATTAATAAACTGTCCTATAGATTAAAGGCAAGAagccataaaaatatctttgaaaatatatatattttaaaaccttttcttttgggtctcaggagggtaTCCGTCACCATACAGTGCTCACATTATTCTGTAACATATGGAAACTCCAGCTGAGCGAGCAGATCTCGTACTGTTGccattttgggacatttcctACACAACTTGATGACGTCCTTTGGGACACACAGCggaccaaagtgttggacagacagactgacgTCATCATCGTGTGCCTCGCTGCTCGTGGGACAAAAATGtcgacaataaataaataattaaacaaacTCCACCACCAGCCACTCAGAGGTCAGGCCAGTATTTGGAGAACCAGGGGCATGATGGGAAAATGCAAACATTCCTGCAGCTATATTTAACCCTGAGAATCAGAGTGTATTCTGCAGCAGAACGACTCTGTTTCaccagcagctgactgatgatTGTGATGCTTCTGATGGTGTGCGTGTAGATTAGAGGAGATTTGAGGGGATCAGGGTCACGTCCGTGTAGTTGCTGCCGCGCTGACTGAAGCTCAgccagggagagacagagaggaagagggggaggtggagacagagagagagagtttgtgACGGAGAGACGAGTTGtcctactttttcttttttggcaaaaaaacTTCTCCCCATCTACAGTCGACTGATCTGCTCAGTGACCCACTACtctactgtacacacacacacacacacacacacacacgcagcgcAGAGCTTAGTATTAAGTCTCCAGCAGCTGGATGTTTGTTGGTTTGTAATCTGCTGCCATTTTACTCCACAACAACACACTGATCCCTCGCTGACAATACACTCCCAATTCCCCAAACATCCTAAAATGGTAATTTTCAGCATATTACAACTTgggtattttttgtttttagctgtgGGCACCATTTCTATTAATAATTACAGCATTTTACTCACCAAGTTACCACGGTAATATTCACTCTAATgtcattttcatggacaaaaacaagacctaaatagaaataaactgaaattcctttttattcaattcaatagaactttatttatcctgaaggaaattCTCGTGCCAGAgaaatgcttcaaattacagtgaCACTAAGTACAGTACCAAAATTCAACGTTCACAGCCCGTAACAACCACAAGAACCCGTGGGGTCCacgggtcagggtcactcactgggctcAGTTTTAGAAACAATAGATTATTAACTATCTTGCAAAATATACAACCATCACAACCTGACGCTAAGAAATAACACTGCTTCTTCATCCCGACAGGTCAAACACTGCCGCTTTGTTAGTGGACATACACGACAAAATATGACACGCTAGGTACCCTCTTGTGTTGGTTTTGGACATTAAGGGACAGCATGTCGATCTATGCTGCTTGTGTcactttaaaaatacacttttgttttcacaggaaatgtactgttGCTGCTCGTTACATGCATGCAGTGCAGGttaaacacattttgatttCTGTAGAAgaagcccactcctcttcacatccagatcctcagcaccatcttcatctcatctcatcaccactaaaaccaccaccagcgtctagactccACGGGGGGTTCCTTAATCTACTGCGTCTTTATCACCCTCCTGAAAtatatgacatcatgatggggtctaatcgccaagcacttttcacatttctcatacttatgtgcacatgtaaatacatttttttccctcagcataagtctctcctgattgaaaaaaaagtttccagttGAAACTTTCAGGATAGAAAAAGCTGCTGGTCATGATGGTCAAAGTCAAACACTGTTGTACGCCAAACTAGTCTATGGATTATCATCAAAGAgctgtgttagcttgtttgtttagttttgtaCTTGTAACTTAATGTATACTTTTATATTTAGTTTCCTGCCTGCGACCATTTCAGGCTTCCAAACTTACTCTCACAGATAAAAACCTGAATCTACAAACTCACAAAAAGAATTTGAAGATACAAATTCTGTTACCAGGTGCACCTTTTTGAATAACATGAATATTCCACACGAGTCAGCCCGTCCTCCTCCCTAAAGCTGAGCAGTTGGATGGGCAGATTTTGGTGCCCACAGCGTTGGTGCTCACACTGAACGTAAATGTGTCCGTTGACAATTTGAGTAGTAAAAGTGGCTGTTTCCAAGAAATATTAACAAAAAAGAGTAGTAAAAGTAAGTCAGCTCCATCTGCTCTGCAGCAAAAATCAGTTTTATATCACAGTCCAGTCTCAGCCAGGACTGACAGCCAGCCACAACATGTACACTAACACTCCAATAATATTAAAACAAGCTCACTACAGTTTATAACAGATATTTTGACAGCAGCTCAAACTGCAGCCAGCCAACCCAAATTTCTAACCTGTCGTGGTTTAGGGGGGATAATGGCCGTGACCTGGGGCTGCACTACTCATTGAATATTAATCTTGATCACTGTAATACAGATGTTTGAAATGCATGCTCCGCTCATAGAAAACTGCAGCAAATCAAACAAGTGCTTTCTAATTTGACagaatgtcacacacacacacacacattcctggaTTAATGTAATCTAGCTCATGTGAGTGTCAGACACCTGTTAcatctgttttttctctttcttcatccctcctttctttctttccccctCCCTCTAATTTTTCTCCTCCATCCtcacatgttgttttttattcctCAACTTGGCTTCACTCCTGCAAATTCCAAAACAGGCAGACTTGTTAGTTTCCGATCCTGCTTTCTTTTAATAATCTCTCAGCTTCAGTTTTTTATTAAAGCTGTCGACTCTCTGGGAGTTTTTTCTCAGAGGAGAAAGAGCAAACCACCCACTCGTTCACCTCCCACCACCAGCTCTTAATCTTTTTCTCTCGATCCTTTCTTACATGTTCTCACTTTCATCACTCTGCTTGCTTatctctttccttcctttctctcCTCCGCCCTCTCTCCTACTCTCCCCCTTGTCTCTCCCACATTTCTCTCCCTGTGGTTTAGCACATGTCGAATGGCCATTTACCCAACATTTGGATGTTTCTAGATGCAAatttactctgaaaaacagcttGTAGAGGAAGATTGGCAACGAGGAGTGAGTGATTTACAAGCTAAAGGCGACCACAAGCTGGCCACAAGTTGAACCAGTCAGTTGCATTATCCACTGCACCACGAGCCCTACTATACATGCAAAGCACAGACTGTTCcagaaaccaaaaccaaaactcAAGATTATCAGGCAGAGGTACAGAGGCATCAGACAAAGGTTCAAACCCAGCAAGCAGGCACAGGTCAAAATCTTAAGAAGGCAATACAAACAACAGGTGGGACAGTAAGTAGGCAGAAGCACAAACTACGATCTGgtaacaacaaaagcaaactgACTGGTATATGAACTGAAAGGTAAACAAGCAGACGAGCAACAGGTGTGTGGCAGACTTGGCAGACAGTTCACTGATAGGCTGAGAGTCAATAAAGGGGGAGTGCCAATGAGTGTGGACAGTGTACTGGCGGGAAAAGTTGTCAGGTGCTGAATGGAGAATGAGCAGAGGGGTGTgtgcaggaggagcagcaggagggtGGGGTCAAGgttgaatccaaatgtccaccctctggacctgcagactgagaggccgtttacacgtacacggtgattttgataaacggagacatcttccttcgtttgtgcccttcgtttacacgcaaacggagatttctcctctgaaaacaagtctttctaaaaactccggccagagtggagattttggaaaactccggttgcgcgtttgcatgtaaactgagataaacgcagataaacggagttataggcagcccacgtcacagtatgcgccggaacttgcgcctgtgtcaaaagtgcgacctggTGGTGCGacatggtgacaatggatacatggaaggcttgagcttctcgttacactgccacctacaggtttgacatgctcttgtgtatatatacacgggtaaatgtaaacgaagatctttttgaaaacagagatggtgaaatgtccgtttatgaaaatagccggcaacgtgtaaacggcctccaAGCCCTCACGGACTTCAGTTGTATGTAGTGTGATGTATTTACTgtcatcacgtaaagtctgCGAGGGCAGTAACAGCAAGCAGCTGATAGACAGCCCTCAAGACGTTTTTAATCAGTggttattaaatcagtgaagtctgctgaagtctgaCTGCACCCCAAGCAGACTCTCTGGAGGTCTGCAGGAAGTCCACTTGAGGTCCCTTGTGGGCTTGCTGAATCGTGGATTTGGACAGCCCTCAGCTGTCCTGGACTTCCCAGGAACGCACCTGCAAATTCTGCGAGTCTGCAAGTACGGTGAAGTggggacatttggattcagcctaaGAGAATCAGGAAGCTCCAGCAGAGTCCATGACAGAGGAGCTCTGAATATCTCCCTAACACTATCTCATCTGTATGGGTTTCCTAAATGATGTGTGacaaatgaattaatgaattctTCAAAATAGAATTACAACTATTTTGGCAGATTTCATCATCAACATGCAGTGCAAGTTTTCAGAGAAGCTGCCTTAAATCAGGCATTTACTGCTGCAATGATTCCAAAAAGAGCCTGTGTATTCCTGGAGGGACGGCCTGTCTCCTCCTCACCTCGATCCATTAGTATTACCCCCCTCTAACTTCCCCCCTTTTCTCTGCCCAAAGGAacagctgcttcctgtttccCAGGCCCTGCAGGAAGTGAGGTCGTGGTGAAAGTGGAGTCGACAGGAAGGACGTGAGAGTGAGCGTGTTAACACGGAAAAGATCTCTGATAGAATAGAAGGAAAtagtagagtgtgtgtgtgtgcgtgtgtttaatCTCTTCAATGAAAGCGAGTGTTAATGAGTCTGTTTATAAAAGTCACACTGAGGTTAAGGGTGATTTATTAGCAGAGCTCCAATCAGCTTTAATTTCCTCCTATTATTAAATCAAACTCTCATTTCTGGTCCTGGATTCTGATCCAAATGTTTTCAATAGTGACACAACACAGTTTAACCCTGAAAACTGATTTCATTGCAAACTTGATTCATAAGAAGTTGGTTACATTGGTGTTCAagacacttcctgtatgaagaaACTAACGTCTCACACTGTTCAGATGGGATTTTGGCCCATTCTTCCACAGACAGACTTTAAAGTTTGAAGAATTTCGGGGGGCTGCTTGTGAATCTTGAGAAAGAAATTCACTTTTAAAACTTCAACCATTAATATTCTCAGTTTCCAAACACTTTCTGAGTGTTACTGCTGTGATGTAACACAGCAGTAAACATGCTCCTGTCCTGACTTTTTTGGAACGTGTTGCAGCATCAAATTCAGagtgagtgtatatttacaaaaaacaataaagtttatcagtgtTAACAtcaaatatcttgtctttgtactgtatttaattGAATATGAGTCAAAAGGGATTTGCAAATGACTGCACTCTGCTTTTATGTACAGTTTACGCAGCGTCTCTTTTTGGAATCGGGGTTCTAGATTTTATGTTATTCTGCcttcaacaaaataaacattgtCCCAAATATGCCAAATATGAGAACAAAGAgaacaaaagcaaaagcaagAACGCACATTCAATCCAGTATGGAACGCAGATATATGAGGGCAGAAACAACAAATACAGTGCAACAAATTATAAAAACCACGTAGCCCCTGGGTACACTGGTATATGTGCTGTGGTCATGCCCTAAAATGAATCAAGACTGGATGAAGATTCACTGCTGCATTGTCATTGTCATAAAAGGCAATGTGTGCTCTGAGACTGCAGAATGTTGTCTGCTTTTCCCCAACAACTGTAATATTGGATGCAGAGTGGTGTCATCATGATTGGACCACAGACAATCCTCAGGAGCTGGAGGAAACCTGGAGAACTTCCTTTTCGGGAATGGGGGACTGAATTAGGCAAGGAAGCTGCATATGTAAGAATATCGTACAGGATGCAGGACAGAACAGAGAAATACCTCCTAAAGTGGGGCATGTATGCTGacgctatatatatatacaccgatcagccaaaacattaaaaccactggtgggtgaagtgaataacattgattgtcttgttacagtgcattgttctgctgggagaccttgggtcctggcattcatgtggaggCTACTTGATGTGCTCCACCCGCCCGAACACtgctgcagaccaagtaccccccctcatggcaacggcacttatggatggcagtggcccccaaGCAAGACACTCCACTAACTCTTGTTAAACAGACATAAGAgcctaaatttagcacaaatttagtGGCGCTGACAGAGAGGCAACTGGAAGCATCGGAGCTTCGTCACTGAGGGTTAATAACAGTGCTGAATGCACTTCCTTCCTAATGAAATGTTTGCAAGGCTGATATTACATACGGCTTAAGATCGGCATTGTTTTTCCATCCATGTTCACCAGCCAGCAGTCTGTGTTGTAATGTATGTAATCGTTAAATCCCCACCTTCCTTAAGAGACATAAATCCAGTCCCAAAGGGGCCTTTGATGCAATTTAGGGGTCCTGCCCCTCCCCTCAACACTGTGATAACAACAACGAGCACTGTGCGTCTACAATAAAGACCAAGATTAAAGCTGtaacacacacaatgacatttCAGGTATGACTCATTTATCCTGTAAGTATAAGTACATTAACTGAATATGTTAAATACGTCCACACGTGTCTCCTTTTTCAATTTGTTTTGTAGTATAAATGTTTCACACGTGTTTCAAAACATGTTTAGCTATTTTCTGAGTCCAGCAGCTGAAATAAGCAGCTCTGCTTCAGTAAGCTCCACCCATCTGCAGCAAGGACATGAAACAAACACCAAGAATTatatcattgtgtgtgtgtgtgtgtgtgtgtgtgtgtgagagagagacagcagatCCTAGGAGGCACTGATGTCATCTAAAAGAGACGTCCACACCCTGGTGACATCACTCCCACCGGACAGAGAGGATGTCAAAACACTCTGAGCTCCAGCTTCAGCTTCATCACTGATTATTACTCATTACCACTCATTCAGTGAGGGgagagacggacagacagacagacagaggaggggaaatatgtgtgtgtgtaactacCACAGTGTGCAGTGATGTGTTCAGGAAGTGGTTCCTGATCAGGTTATTCTTATTTCTTCTTAAGATATTAAGACTGACCAGAGAAAAGGTGATGAATCACTTATTAGGAGGGACACCTGCACAGACTGCAGCTCTCCATGTGACCTGAACTGAAGTGCAGCCTGGACTGTTCTGTTGTGAAGGTAAAGAGCGCCATCTAGCGgctgaaaaaaagtaaaaccaaaacacacgATGTGGTGAACGTGAATGTAACGCTCAGACCTGACTTAAGTTGACATCctaagtgaaaacatttttttcatgcactGGTCAGTTTTGAGATTTTTGtctttctgcttctttttttctttttaaacttcTGGAAAGAAAACGTCAAAAATTCACATGAGGatgtttattttagttcagatttctgttttgGAAATATACACAATAAGcacatatttaattagataatgcctcatttgcatatttaaattaGAATTTTAGAAAACTTGtcatacaaaaaataattgtcttGATGTAAGTAATCCACTAGGGAAATTTCACagtgacatttttctttttaaaataatatttattattttcattattttaaatatattttttatatttttttcatattttttcataatttttttttttttttatattttttaaaaaatatatttttatatttttttatatcttttttttccttcattttttaAAGGCCATTTTCCCaacatgagttttttttttttttttctcaaactctGAGCCTAACATCTCCTCATCAGTAGCAATTACGTACACTaaccttttcatttttatttatatctaTATTCTGGAGATTTTCACACAGGGGTTTGTTCATATATCACTCATAGCCTGATTTATAGAACATTTTATTCCTGTCAGCAGTATCATCTGAATTATGGAGTGATAAAAGGGGATAAAAAAATCCTTCTATAAAAACCTTCGACTCTAATATGACAACAAAGGCATTCAGCGATGTTCATACTTTTGTTCTGGAGATATATGCAAATCTGTGTACATTTAATTATATAATACCTTGTTTGCATGTctaaacataacatttcagaaaacttaaacattttttaCCCTATTCACCTGGGTAGTCTCCCCTTAACTGAGGGAATTTACGCCTAAAGCGTATGCCGACAGAGTTTCAGATACCAAATGATGAATATTCAGTGTCTCAGCTACCTATTTTACTTTATGATACATCTAACTGATGCACCATCTCTTTCCCCAGGGGATCCTCtagcacaaaaacatggaagttaacaaacactttaaattaataaatagaaaTGATGTTTTATTCAGGTTGTTCGTCCATCTGAATGAGAAATCTAAACAGGAAGAACAAACATGCTGCCACTGtaatacagtctatgatttGGTGCTGCGGTATCACTGTGTACTCACATCTCCTCCACCATGTCAGCAGGACCCTGGACCTGTCCCACCACCGTCCCACCCCAGGTGTTCTTCACCCAGCCGACTAGGCCGAGCTGCAGACCCTGCTTCTCTGTGTACTGCAGGGAGGGAGCGAGAGAGGAAGGGGTTAATGTTGTGTATACTTGTATGATAAAGTTGTTTTAACAGAACAAGACTAAATAATATCAGAAAAAGTTGATGAATTTGCACCACAACATGTTCAGCCATCTAACAAGAAACAGCACTGATCTATGGGGACTCCAGTCTGAGTAATCACATTACTTTTTATCGTTGTTTTCTGTTCtaagctccacctttaccaacTGCAACATTacagtgatgaacacattaatgcgtCAGCAATATTAATGCAACAGATATGCAGACAtaagagcaagacacacaggcTTCAAGCTggttttgaatctctttgttgtcattttgtgtcttcttcttcttgttatgtgtctctttggggtatttttttgtcttttttggttgttttgcgtctctttgtagtcctttgGGTatctttgagataattttgtttctgtttgacaaaatctgtctctgttttggtcatattttgtttctttgtagtcattttacaCCTCTTTGCggttgagtctcttcctggtcagtaagTGTTAATTTGCGTGACATTTtacaggtgaaggccagggggagCCATAACACTTtgggcctgttcagtaatcatACTAGTCATACTTCACTGGCCTACCAAACAGATCACAAAGATGACgtatagttttttttattgaaaccaTTTGTGCTAAATTCTTGACAATAATAAACAAGAAGGCGCATCTTCAATTTTGACACTACCTCCCAGAGATGACCtaaaataaaagagagagaaaaaagaaagatattgaaaaagaaaagtgggGATATACCCATCAGACCACTCATCAATCCACTCGCCCAAAACTCCCTGTAAATTTTAATATGATGCTGAATTTGTGTTCAAGAAAATAACTAAATGGTGGCCTTATGTCATTAATTTCAGGGTGCTGAAAAGGAGGCTCCAACTGTTAAACCTTGTATTCAGGAGGAGCATTCAGATTCTGTCCTGgcagtggaacagtggaccagcccCTCACCCTTGcagggctgctggaggggtcgtgggagtttgccatccagtctacatgtgttttgtgggcTTGGTGAAATCTCATGACTGGGTCCCCTGGGGAGTCCTGCAGGGGGCACTGCAGGAATACAGGGTACCGGGGTTATTGCTATGAGCTTGGTAACCCTGTATAACCAAAGTAAGAGCTGTGTCCACTTACTctgcacaaagacacacacgtTTTCAGTGGGTATTGACCTCCACCTGGGCTGTCCCTCGGCACTGATTCTGTTTgcgatattcatggacaggatcaaAAAGTACAGCCATGAGGAGGAAGGGGTTCAATCTGAAAACCTGAGAATTGCATCtttgctctttgcagatgatgtggttctgttggcttcatcgcACCATGACATCCAGCATGCAATGGGgtggtttgcagctgagtgtgaagcgaCAGCATGaaagtcagcacctccaagtctgaggccatgatCTCTGCCAGAAAACGGTGGATTGCTCCCTCTGGGtggggagagagttactgccccatgCCATGGAGCTGAAGTGGTCTTGCTCAGAAGTGAGGATAGAAtgaagcgtgagatggatcggcggctAGGAGGCCATGGATCGGCTcccatcagcagtgatgcaggtgctgcaCAGAGCCATTGTGGTCAGTGGAGCTGAGCCAGACAGCAAAGCTTTCGATTACCCGTCCATCTTtattccaaccctcacctatggtcatgagcttggggtagagacagagagaatgagatcacggatacaagtggctgaaatgagttgactcatttcagccacttgtatctgAAATGAGTtgactcagccttagagatagggtgaggggctcggacatctggagggggCTCAGACTAGAGCCACTGCTTCTTCGCAAAGGGCCCATTGAAGTGGGGACCTCCAGTTATGAGGTTTTtcgggcacgtccaactggtaggaggccctggggcagacccagaatatgctggagggattataaaTCTCATATGGCCTGGGAACCCCTGgggatcctccaggaggagctggagagcattgctggggagaaggATGTCTAGCCTACTTTACTCAACcagctgcccccgtgaccccgCCAAGGAAGAACGGATGAAAATGGACAGATGGATTgtgatcatcatcatctttaaaaaCTGCTTAGTTCATGACTCAAGGTAAACCTAATTCTTTCTTGGAGTAATGTGTGCGTTCATTCTGTGATCCATAGCGTCACTGGAAAGACTTTGTCGCTTTTCCAGAATTAAAgtatgcttttattttctttttctgtgatTAGGAGTCAGtgtaaacattttaatgacatatcTAAAAATATCCTGGTTTGTAAAACACTTGAAACAAAAGGAAGAGCCTCGTATCGAAGCAACAAAAGCGTATTTAAAGTTCAGGGTACTGGAAGTCACAGGTTACTGGCTGTTAAGCGTGAAAAGGGTGTTAGTGAGCTACAATATAGCTTTGgtgacacaggaaacagcaggtTGTGATGGGAGCAAAAAGAGAAACTCACCATT contains the following coding sequences:
- the acyp2 gene encoding acylphosphatase 2, muscle type, which produces MSTGTKLVSVDFEIFGHVQGVCFRMYTEKQGLQLGLVGWVKNTWGGTVVGQVQGPADMVEEMKVWLSKEGSPGSRITRASFTNQRSIDKLEISGFKTRF